From the Bacteroidia bacterium genome, the window ATCAATAGCTGCACTGTCTTTTTTATGTGATGGTTCACTTGTTACAATACGTGCTTGTGTTTCCTCGGGTTTTGATTTTACAACTTCAGGTTTTGGTTTAAAAACCGATTGTGAAGAGTAAGTTAAATCAAAAGTCTTTGACTTATCAAAGGGCATATTGTCTTTCAGAAAAATTCTGTATCTGCCATTGTTAACAGCTAATTCTGTAAACTTATTTTTTCTTGCTGAAAAATCCTGTTCCAGAATATTTCTGTTGCTATTAGTTAAAGCATAATGTCTGAAAAAATATCGGTAATGTTCTGTTGTATCTATAAAACTAATAGCACTATCCATCTCCGAGACAAATCTATTGATGACACCATTTTTATCAGACAGATAGGTTATTCGAAGTGAATCACTCATAGCAGGGAAAGTTTCATTCTCAGGCGAATGGGTTATACGCAATAATTTTCCCTCTCTATTGTAGAGGTCTTCTATAAAAAGATCCAAATTGTTCTGTGATGGATTTTGTTTAATGTCAACTCCAAGGGTATCATTGCTTCTGTTTGATGAAAAAATTATTCTGCTGCCTGTAATATCATACTGTGGGTACAAGTCATCATACACATCATTTGTAACCTGATCGAAGTTACGACCTCGCACATTAAATACATATATATCGCTTTGACCTTTTTGAACAGCCGACATCAATAGTTTTGATCCATCGGGAGAGTAGGTCATGCTGAGAATTTTAGAAAAACTCATTATCTCTGAAAGGTCAGGTTTTTTTGTTTCTGTATTAAACAAATTCAGAATAATATTTCCCTTTTGTTCTTTAACTATTGCTAATATTTTTCCGGACGGATGCCAGGCTGTAATGGGAAAGGAACAATCGTTCTCTGTTGTCAAAGAAACATATCCACCTTTATCAGCGCAAATACGTTTACCTGTTTTCACATCAGCAATTTTAACCTTGTAGCGACCGCGTTTATTGGTTACATAACTTACTCTGTTTCCAAATGGGTCTGATTTTACCTGATAAATTAATTTGTTCCTTTCTTTAATTTTTAATGGTGTTGCTACAATTGGAAGTTTGTTCTTTTCAAATTCCTGAAATTTTTTTGTGTGATAACTTAACCAGTCGGCAGAAAGTTGCTTTAAACGGACGCCAAGAACAAAAACAAAACCGCTTTCAAGACTACGGTTGATGCGTGTCATATAAACCAAATTACTTAATGAAGCTTCCCCATAAGTTGTAATGATATAATGCCATAACGACTGACCTGCAAAAACTTCATCACGCTCAATAAGTTTATTCAAGACCGGTTTTTTTTCTGTCATGATATAATCTCGCAATTTATTATCGTCTTCAGCTGTCCATCCTTTGGAAAGGTAGGTTACCAATCCCTGCGTGTACCATTGTGGAAGATTAAGGAGAATGGATGCCTGCAAACGTTCTCTGATGTTACCACCATAAAACAATTGTTCAAGCAATGCTCTTGCCATGCCGGCACGAATTTGTTCTTGTAAGTGCTGATGATTTCCATCAAAATAAATGAGTACTTTGTTACCAATCACCTTAGTCATACCTCCAATATTATAGGCCTGATCGTCTAATTCAAGTCCAATATTTGTTTGTTTAAGGTCGCTGAGTTTGTTAAAAACCACAATCTGAAAACGTGACATACTTCGATAATCCAAAGTACGTTCCATGGCGTCCATTTCATTCTGTGCCTGCTCTGCAACATAGGTGGCTAATTCTTTTCCTCCTACATAATTATATACATCGTAGTTTTTAAATCTGTAAAATGTCCAGTAAAAATCATTGTATTGTACACGGTTTTTGCCAAAAGACAACTGCGAACCCTGATAAAACTGTGCATCTGCAGATTGCAGTATTGTAATGGTAAATAAGAACGTGAATACAACTTTGAAAAACAGCTTCACCTTTTTTGTTTTATGTGATATGCGAAAGTAGTTAATTTGAACTTTATTTAAACTGAATTTTAAACGTAAAAAAAGGGCTGTTTTTGTCAACAGCCCTTGTATTGCTATCAAAGCATTTTTATTTAATAATTATTTTACGTTCTGCTGTTCCGTTTTCTGTTTCTGCTTTTAGAAAATATAAGCCGGCTGGAAGTTGTCCTACATTCAGTGCTACCTGTGCAGAAGTATTCTTAGCAGCAATGGTTTGTGACAACACAAGTTGTCCGTTAACACTGAATAAGCGTAAATTTAATTCGCCATGATTGCTGTTACCTATATAAACCAACAGCTCATTGTCTGCAGGATTGGGATAGGCAGTAAGCTGACTCAGACTGTTGACTTCATTAATACCAACCGGTGCTGAAATAGTAAACACCTTGTTGTTGATGTCAAAAAATATAGAGCCGGCACTGGCACCTTCTACCCACATTCTGCAAATGTTCGATTGGTTGTTAGGCACTGTAAAAGTATAGCTGCCGTTGTTGGCAACATTGGTTGCAATTGTTATAGGAAATGTTGTTCCGTTATTTATCGAAAGGTAGATATTTACCAACTGCTCGTTAAAAGGTGCTGCGTCAGTGCCACCCACATCCCACGTAACTGTTTGTGTACTCAAGGCAGGCCATGTTATGCCTGTTACATTTGGATAAGTGATGGCAAAAGGTGCAGCAGTCTGAACAACATTTACTGTTGTAATCGTATCATTATAAGTTACTCCTCCGCCATTGGGTTTGTTATCTCTTGCCGTAAGTCTGAAATGTAAAGAGCGCGCATAAGATGTTATCAACTCACCTTTGGCATTTACCTGATTAAGCAATACAGACAGCTTTGGGAATAAACGAAGTGCAGAAGTTGAAGGAGCATAACTGCGATACATTGGTGCATTGCCTGTAGGTAAACTCCATGCTCCGGCAGGGCCCAAGTCAAACTGCTCCCAACTAAAAGTAATAGAATCACCATCAGGGTCACTGCCATAGCCATCTAATTTAAATGCAGTGCCTACAGGAACATTAAATATACCTCCACCACTAACTGTAGGTGCGTTGTTAAACGTGATGGTATTTATCGGACAAGAGTTACCTGTTGATAAGGTAGAATAATCAACTATTTCGTCAAAGCTTTTAGTATGAAAATAAGCTATGCTGTGTGCAGCCAAATCATCAGAACCACAAATGCCTGCATATCCCATAATAGTTACTCCGCTACCGGGTTCAAATGCTGCACTTGCCTCACGGTTACCCTGGCAGCTTCCCGTTACACTATTAAAAGTGTGATTGCCTCCAAACTGATGTCCCATTTCATGGGCAACATAGTCAATGTTAAATGGGTCATTGATTGGAGCTGCTGATCCTGTAACTCCTTTTGCCTTATCTGCAGTTTTACAGATACAACCCAGGTAGGCAATGCCTCCACCACCTGTACTAAAAACGTGACCCATATCGTAATTGGGGGTTCCAATAAAAAAGTTTACTACAGATTGATTTTGTCCCAGCATGGTGCCGCCATTATTATTGGAATACGGGTCTGTGTTGGCATCAAGAAAAATTAATGTGTCAGTGTTAGCAATTAAGTTTAGTCTGACATCTACTTCAGATTCATAAACACCTGTAACGCGATTGATGGAAGTTACCATACCTGATAATGCACCCGCTTTTGTTCCGCCATAATAGGCCGCATACTCTCCTGTGCAGGCTAATGCCAAACGATAGGTACGTAAATTTGTACCTATTGAGCGGTTCATTGCAGGCATAGCGTTTGTTAATGCCTTATTTGCATTCTGACCTTGTTGTAAGTCGTCAAACTCACAAACCATACTGCTCTGCGAATGCATAAAATCTTTTCTGAAATAGACTAAATATTCAGAGGTGGTTTGCATGGAATAAGGATCAATATAAATATCGTCCTCTGCTGTTCTTATCAATGCATGAAAGCCCCACTGTGTAAAATCAATTCGAACCCATGAAGATTTGTTAATACCGCTACCTGAATACGTTTTGATGAATGGGTATTTAGCTGACAATTCCGGTTGCATAACAGGCGACTCTACAATAGTAAAGCTATTCCAACTGCCATCGGGCATAGGTAGCTCAATAACAACCGGTGATTGTTTTACAGGAACGGTAAATTCCATTGGTGCATTGAGCAGTTGGTTTCTCAACCCTTGTACATCAAGAGTATAAACCATGTATTTATCAGGAATAATCTGACGTTTGCCGGATAACATTTCTTGTGTTTCTGATTTAACCGTCCAGAAACTGCTTGCCATTGTTTGTGTGCCTAATAGCATAACAAAAAATGTGCTTAGTGTTAAAATTTTTCTCATGTTTGAATAAATTGAAGTTGCGAATGTAATCTAAAGGCAAACAAAATTAATATCCTGGTAACAAATAATTTAAACTTTTACATCATAATGATGCTGCAATCCCTTTTGCCAACAGTGGAAAACACTTCAAAATAATTTCGTCCATTTGATTTACATTTGATGGAATAACTGCAATGGCATAGTTTCCATTTATTAGTTTTCCGGTTTTATCATAGATGGTAAAATGAAGTCTGATTTCACGCTCATAAATTTTATTGGCAATATCTAAGCAGTTTTTATAATTGGTTTTAATTTCAAATTGTGTAAGAAAAACAAAGATGTCGGTATTGAATCGCTCGCTCAAATCGGCTAACACTTTTTTGTTCTGAATATCCGCTTTCATGTAGCGGTTGTGTACATCTGTATTCAAATAATTGGTTGCTGTACGCGAATCGGTAAGTGTTTTGTCTGATGTTACATTATTCATCAGACTTTCGGGTGATCGTGTTACGGGTGTAGCATAATCAAATGCTGTTTGACTGAACAAATCACCTGCTGACTGAATATATGCAGGTACGGTGTCGTTCTGCAAAAGTGATATTGTTGGATAATGTCTCTTTAGCTCACGCCAGGTAAACCATTCGCTGCGATTGTGAAAATAATTACGAATTGTTTTAGGGTCTTTTCGGGTTTCTTCAGCAATGTCTTTATCGGCATCAGACAAATAAAAACGCGGGTCGTAGGGAATAAGTAAAATACGATGTTCAATACTATCTTTCTTTTCTACTTTATTATCCTGCGCTTTTGTACTTATAAAAGCCAATAGTGATATTATTATACAAACAAAACGTTGCAACATACTTTTTCTTTTGTCATACAAAAATAAAAAGAGGCACTATACAACTTGGCTGTTCATTAGCAACTTATCAAAATGCTACTGTTAGTTTATACGGGTTGCTAAATATGACTTGCTAAAATCCGTTTTGTATGAAAATAAAAACATCCTTAATAAAAACACAACTAAAAAAACATGCCATGGTTACGAAGCGAAACATCTTTGCGAGCTTTGTGTAATAAAAATTTTATCGTTTAAAATTAACAAATTGTTGATCTAACGCAACAACATTACTGTTCCCGTTTCAATTAAGGACTTTGCAGGATTGTTTATCCGAATGGTGTAAATGTACATTCCTAAAGGCAGTTGTTGGTTTTTATAATAGCCATTCCATTGTGGTTTTCCTGTTTCTGAAAAAAGTAATTGTCCCCAGCGATTAAAAATCTGAAGTGTGTAATCCGGCATTTCTGCTCCAATTGGAGCAAACCAATCATTCAATCCATTGGCATCAGGCGTAAATGAAGAAGGGATAAAATAACTTTTCGTTGTTTTAATGTCCACAGGTACCTCTGTTGTATCATGGCAGCCATCATCACTAACTGTAATGAGTTGCACCATATAAACACCACTGTTTTCATAAATATGTTGCGGGCTTATTGAAACAGATTGTGTACTATCTCCAAAGTTCCAATAGTTATAGGTGTTACCCACCGATTGGTTGATAAACTGCTGTAGCACATTAATGCTACTTGTTGAAACAGTGTTTGTAACGAATGAAGCTACTGTTGGCTGCAACACTGATGCAACTTGTGTATTGGATATTGCAGTGGTATCGGTTACACAAATAGAATTACTGATGAGTTGCACCGAGACGCTGTCACCATTGTTAAGTTGATTCGTAATATAGTTAGGATAATTATTAGATAGTGCTTGTCCGTTAATATACCATTGATAGGTAGGACTATTTCCGGCAAACTGTGTGGAGGCATTAAACTGAATGGCTGTACCTGTACAGATTGCTGTATCAGGAAACATGCTCAGAGTAATGGATGGTAGTTGGTTGTGAGGAATTGATTTTACAAGTATAGAAAAAACATAGGTGCTATTTTTCGAAGGACAACCATTGTCGGTTGATTCTACAGTAAACATATAAGGAAAAGATGCTGCTTGTCCGCAAATTGTTTTCCAACAAAACTGAGCAGTATTATTGTTGGTAGTAGGATTCGCAACGAATAGGGCAGGCGGATTG encodes:
- a CDS encoding reprolysin-like metallopeptidase, which encodes MRKILTLSTFFVMLLGTQTMASSFWTVKSETQEMLSGKRQIIPDKYMVYTLDVQGLRNQLLNAPMEFTVPVKQSPVVIELPMPDGSWNSFTIVESPVMQPELSAKYPFIKTYSGSGINKSSWVRIDFTQWGFHALIRTAEDDIYIDPYSMQTTSEYLVYFRKDFMHSQSSMVCEFDDLQQGQNANKALTNAMPAMNRSIGTNLRTYRLALACTGEYAAYYGGTKAGALSGMVTSINRVTGVYESEVDVRLNLIANTDTLIFLDANTDPYSNNNGGTMLGQNQSVVNFFIGTPNYDMGHVFSTGGGGIAYLGCICKTADKAKGVTGSAAPINDPFNIDYVAHEMGHQFGGNHTFNSVTGSCQGNREASAAFEPGSGVTIMGYAGICGSDDLAAHSIAYFHTKSFDEIVDYSTLSTGNSCPINTITFNNAPTVSGGGIFNVPVGTAFKLDGYGSDPDGDSITFSWEQFDLGPAGAWSLPTGNAPMYRSYAPSTSALRLFPKLSVLLNQVNAKGELITSYARSLHFRLTARDNKPNGGGVTYNDTITTVNVVQTAAPFAITYPNVTGITWPALSTQTVTWDVGGTDAAPFNEQLVNIYLSINNGTTFPITIATNVANNGSYTFTVPNNQSNICRMWVEGASAGSIFFDINNKVFTISAPVGINEVNSLSQLTAYPNPADNELLVYIGNSNHGELNLRLFSVNGQLVLSQTIAAKNTSAQVALNVGQLPAGLYFLKAETENGTAERKIIIK